One genomic segment of Papaver somniferum cultivar HN1 unplaced genomic scaffold, ASM357369v1 unplaced-scaffold_6, whole genome shotgun sequence includes these proteins:
- the LOC113343519 gene encoding thionin-like protein 2: protein MEGKNMKMISLLVIVMLGIFVGKSSAFNKDCFVGCLMTCAVTHPDLHMLECPFTCLKKCLSGGAHSYKIESVGGHYCKLGCATANCINNSSPQNPRGDQVEHCVNSYCAKKCPN, encoded by the coding sequence ATGGAAGggaaaaatatgaagatgatttctttgCTGGTGATAGTGATGTTGGGAATTTTCGTCGGGAAGAGTTCTGCATTCAACAAGGACTGCTTTGTAGGATGTTTGATGACATGTGCTGTTACTCATCCTGACTTGCATATGCTTGAATGCCCATTTACTTGTTTGAAGAAATGTTTATCCGGAGGGGCTCATTCGTACAAGATTGAGTCTGTTGGTGGTCACTACTGCAAGCTTGGTTGTGCTACCGCAAACTGCATCAACAATAGCAGTCCTCAGAATCCTCGCGGAGATCAAGTTGAACATTGTGTTAATTCTTACTGCGCTAAAAAATGCCCAAATTAA